In Myotis daubentonii chromosome 11, mMyoDau2.1, whole genome shotgun sequence, the genomic window GTCAGCCAGGGCCGTGCCCCCGCCCCCAGACCCCTGCACCCCGGGACCAGCCCCACCCTGTGGGTGCACGGCGGGGCGGCGAGAggcgcggggggcgggaggggagggccgGGGGCTCACCAGGCCGTGTGCAGGCTGCACGGGGACTGCGTGGAGGTGGCCATGGTCTGCGAGAAGACGGAGAAGGACGGGGAGTGCACCCTGGCCTGTAAGTGGGGGCCTCCGCGTTTCCCGGGAGCTCTGATTTCAGGGCTCTAGGGGACCCCGGATGGCTGGAGCCCAAGTGagggggcccagcccagcccgcagCCCCAGGGCCCCACAGACCCGCTGGGACGGCCCCTGGCTCGGTCCCCCGGGGAGGCCAGGGCCACCTGAGTGGGTATCGTGTGCTCAcgctgccccccaccagccagggccccccaccagccagggccccccaccagccagcccccccttctggccacctccaccctcacccccaccccccggccacCGGGCacccagcccctaacccagggtGGCCACGGTGCTGCCTGGCTGCTGAGCCTCGCCCCACGCAGACGCAGGGGACAACAGGGTCCGGCTGTGGGAGACGGACTACATGCTCTACGCCACCTTCCACCTGCACAGTGTCAGGAACGGCACCCAGACCCGCGTGCTGGCGCTCTACGGTACGCCTGCTGGAGCCGCCTCCCGCGACCCTCCCCCGAGGACGGCCCACCGTGCAGGGCCCCCCAAGCccaggccccccccacccccacccccgtcaagtcCCATCCCAGGGGGAGGTGCCCGCCTGGCAGTCACGCCCCTCagctccccgctgcccaggcccccGGAGACCCTCCCCCAGCTGGTCCCGAGGGACGGGAGGGACCCAGCCTGCcctctgtccatctgtccatctgtccgtccgtccgtccgcagGTCGGATACCGGAGCTGCCCCACAGCTTCCTGCACAGATTTGAGAGGCTCTGCAGGAAGCAGGGGCTGGGCCCCCAGAACATCGTCAGCCTGAGCACCCGGGGTAGGAGGCcgccctggctgggagctgggggacaGTGGGGACCCCGAGGCCCGTCTGAGAGCCGCTCTCTCCCCAGACCCGTGCGTCAAGTACCGGCGGTAGAGGAGAGCGGCCGGCGGCGGCGGGTGCGTGTGCTTGGCTGTGGGTGCGTGTGGGGCGCGGGCCAGCAGCAGGAGGC contains:
- the LCN9 gene encoding epididymal-specific lipocalin-9, with the protein product MALLLLLPLGLGLSLASAQELNLQSVVRGNYDLAKVSGVWYSISMASDDRKRIAEDGDLRVFIQKIQSVADGGLQFFFHFMLHGDCVEVAMVCEKTEKDGECTLAYAGDNRVRLWETDYMLYATFHLHSVRNGTQTRVLALYGRIPELPHSFLHRFERLCRKQGLGPQNIVSLSTRDPCVKYRR